The Cellulomonas sp. P24 genome contains a region encoding:
- a CDS encoding BldC family transcriptional regulator, which translates to MATGLLNTSSYTPRVDALLTPGEVAVLFHVDPKTVTRWANAGKLTSVRTLGGHRRFREAEVRGLLSGIPTQASGE; encoded by the coding sequence ATGGCCACAGGCCTTCTCAACACCAGCAGCTACACGCCCCGCGTCGACGCGCTTCTGACGCCTGGCGAGGTCGCCGTGCTGTTCCACGTCGACCCGAAGACGGTCACCCGCTGGGCCAACGCCGGCAAGCTCACCTCGGTCCGGACCCTCGGCGGCCACCGCCGGTTCCGCGAGGCAGAGGTTCGCGGCCTCCTCAGCGGCATCCCCACGCAGGCGTCGGGCGAATAA